The DNA sequence CTACAGCTTTAATAGTGAGGGACGAAAATACAAAGGCAACCATAGCTCCAATGAAAACACCCAGCAAAAACTTGGGATTGAGGATATGAATTTGGAAGAATTGAATAAAATCTGCAATTGATGCCTTCGCCAAAGGAATATTTTCGGTGAATTTTGTATTATAGTTAGTATGCAAAAAGACAGCTTTCCCTGCTTTAGTTCCTACTAATTGTAAAGCTCCGCGAACTTCTTCCAGATAGGCAGCAAGTAAAGCCATAGCAGTTAAGGCAGCACTTCCGATGGCAAAACCTTTTCCTGTAGCAGCAGTGGTATTACCCACGGAATCAAGATTATCGGTCATCAATCTAACATCTTCAGGCAAATTACACATTTGAGCATTGCCACCCGCATTATCAGCTATAGGCCCAAAAGCATCCATTGCTAAAGTTACACCTAAAGTTGCCAGCATTCCCACAGCGCCAAAACCGATTCCGTATAAGCCCATTTCTATTGAGGAGAAACCGTGACTGCAAATAAAGGCAGATAAAATGCCGATTACAATTATTAAAACAGGAGCTGCTGTAGAACGCATTCCTACAGACATCCCTTCCAGAATAACGGTTGCCGGACCATATTCTGCCTGATTAGCTATTTCCTGAGTCGGCTTGTAACTATGAGAGGTGAATAGCTCAGTAAAAAGACCTATCAATATACCGGCTGCTAATCCAATTACGGTAGAAATAAATACCCCGAAATAATAATCAGGTGGAAGCAAAGCTTTAGTTACAAAAAAAGCACATATAGCAATTAAGATAGAACTGGAATAGACACTTTTATTTAAGGCAAACATCAGTTCTTTTGGTCCGGCATTTTCTTTGGTGCTGACAGTAAAAATACCTATAATGGAAAGGAGAATTCCCAAACCGGCTAAAATCATTGGTGCTACAACAAAATTTACTGCCATATTCGCATATTCGGCACCTAACATTGTAACAGCGCTCATTCCTAAAGCAGCGGTTGCTAAAATTGAACCGGCATAACTTTCATATAAATCGGCTCCCATACCTGCAACATCGCCAACATTATCACCAACATTATCGGCAATGGTAGCTGGATTACGAGGGTCATCTTCCGGAATATTTGCTTCTACTTTGCCAACAAGGTCGGCACCTACATCGGCAGCTTTAGTAAAAATACCTCCCCCTAACCGGGCAAAGAGTGCCTGGGTAGAAGCACCCATTCCAAAAGAAAGCATTATAACGGTGATTTGATGCAGAGGGAATTTTAACAGATTGAGGATAAAAAACCAGGCAGAAATATCAATTAAAGCTAAACCAACTACTGTTAATCCCATTACACTACCCGCTCTGAAGGCAATGCGCAGACCTTTATTCAGCCCTTTAGTACAGGCCT is a window from the Candidatus Cloacimonas sp. genome containing:
- a CDS encoding sodium-translocating pyrophosphatase, encoding MNNIPTLWLIAPLGAVLALIFAAIFFRQVKNQDPGNAKMQEIAGYVREGAFAYLKQQYKGVGIFFIIAFIVFQIMAWGLGVLHWLIPWAFLTGGFFSGLAGYIGMNMATLASNRTTQACTKGLNKGLRIAFRAGSVMGLTVVGLALIDISAWFFILNLLKFPLHQITVIMLSFGMGASTQALFARLGGGIFTKAADVGADLVGKVEANIPEDDPRNPATIADNVGDNVGDVAGMGADLYESYAGSILATAALGMSAVTMLGAEYANMAVNFVVAPMILAGLGILLSIIGIFTVSTKENAGPKELMFALNKSVYSSSILIAICAFFVTKALLPPDYYFGVFISTVIGLAAGILIGLFTELFTSHSYKPTQEIANQAEYGPATVILEGMSVGMRSTAAPVLIIVIGILSAFICSHGFSSIEMGLYGIGFGAVGMLATLGVTLAMDAFGPIADNAGGNAQMCNLPEDVRLMTDNLDSVGNTTAATGKGFAIGSAALTAMALLAAYLEEVRGALQLVGTKAGKAVFLHTNYNTKFTENIPLAKASIADFIQFFQIHILNPKFLLGVFIGAMVAFVFSSLTIKAVGRAAGEMVKEVRRQFREIPGIMEGTGKPEYAKCIKISTQAAQKEMLMPALVGLLSPIFTGLIFGVPGVLGILTGALSTGFVLAVMMNNAGGAWDNAKKYIETEKKAKGTEIHKASIVGDTVGDPFKDTAGPCINILVKLMSMISIVFSGLIVTYSISVEKINPPFTKAHLNKKTENRILMVEKDSLNVSENYPATSPATTLEK